The Chthoniobacterales bacterium genome window below encodes:
- a CDS encoding peptidyl-prolyl cis-trans isomerase → MTRLTALASALAVLLAAPLLRAQQSEVIDGIAAVVNGDVITYSQVREMIGARERALRGAYQGTELENKIKEMRLSALKDLVDRQLILQEFKKKEKDGATIPAYVIDERVKDIIREEFGGDRSAFVRTLKSQGYTVTKFKQIERDKFIVQAMRQTYVKDDFVISPTQIQSYYDKHKLDYSTPEQVKLRMIVLREDDNSDTGLAGGKKEMAKEIRAKLAAGAEFGRMAQMYSEDPTTQAADGDWGWIDSKQLSEELTAKAFALRAGEISDVIQIGNSYYIMMVEARKNASTKPIGEVRDEIEQNLIQAEKTKELERWLDTLRQNAYIKIYS, encoded by the coding sequence ATGACCCGACTTACCGCCCTTGCCTCCGCCCTTGCCGTCCTTCTGGCGGCTCCCCTGCTGCGTGCTCAGCAAAGCGAGGTCATCGACGGCATCGCCGCGGTGGTCAACGGCGACGTCATCACCTACTCGCAGGTCCGCGAGATGATCGGCGCCCGAGAGCGTGCCCTCCGCGGCGCCTACCAGGGCACGGAACTGGAGAACAAGATCAAGGAAATGCGCCTTTCCGCGCTCAAGGATCTCGTCGACCGCCAGCTCATCCTTCAGGAATTCAAGAAGAAGGAAAAAGACGGCGCCACCATTCCTGCCTACGTCATCGACGAACGCGTGAAGGACATCATCCGCGAGGAATTCGGCGGGGACCGCTCGGCTTTCGTCCGCACGCTCAAGAGCCAGGGCTACACCGTCACGAAGTTCAAGCAGATCGAGCGCGACAAATTCATCGTGCAGGCCATGCGGCAGACCTACGTGAAGGACGATTTTGTCATCTCGCCCACGCAGATCCAGAGTTACTACGACAAGCACAAACTCGACTACTCCACGCCCGAGCAGGTGAAGCTGCGCATGATCGTGCTGCGTGAGGACGACAACAGCGACACCGGCCTCGCCGGCGGCAAGAAGGAAATGGCCAAGGAAATCCGCGCCAAGCTCGCCGCCGGGGCGGAGTTTGGTCGAATGGCCCAGATGTATTCCGAGGATCCCACCACGCAGGCCGCGGACGGCGATTGGGGCTGGATCGACTCGAAACAGCTCAGCGAAGAGCTCACCGCCAAGGCCTTTGCCCTGCGCGCCGGCGAGATCAGCGACGTGATCCAAATCGGCAATTCCTACTACATCATGATGGTCGAGGCCCGAAAGAACGCGTCGACCAAGCCGATCGGCGAAGTTCGCGACGAGATCGAACAGAATCTCATTCAGGCCGAGAAGACGAAGGAACTCGAGCGCTGGCTCGATACCCTGCGCCAGAACGCCTACATCAAGATCTACTCCTAG
- the mfd gene encoding transcription-repair coupling factor produces the protein MPAKALLARLEAALGERRSYESVAPAAQSAVAALLVGRSTGHTWIFCADVRRQEEIAADLATWGVRAAAFPPLEKIGTGEDEDVLADPETLSERLEILGRLAGGAKAQVIVAVGSELEGRVAAPETFRRDALKFTPGQRIDLAATEATLAKGGYDEVPKIFGRGQFARRGGILDIYSWQHPLPVRIELFDDEVESIREFQLDSQISVGPLDHCGILLGDPDRKLVPLETYFGKNDTRIAIDCDGVPDAIVLTDGGESDVPLFPPGIDFFEAGDFVVNEAKRQRFFRQIQEWAADGWHVALVCNNEGEWERFGELARENGLDPGVLEYLQGSLTAGFTCPAARLAILSDAELFGRSSSQKARRVLVRRERAMASRAAMDFTEFEERDLVVHLEHGIGRYLGMEKSAEGGDQLVIEFAEESRLFVPLEQAWQVSRYVGLGRKNPPLSELGDGKWQRAKSKVERSIFEYATTMLRLQAERDTSLGHAFGPDTHWQQEFERSFVFTTTADQARAIDESKADMEGTRPMDRLICGDVGFGKTEVAIRTAFKAVMGGKQVAFLAPTTVLAQQHCQTLKERMSDYPITVEALHRFRTKAEQTRAVKGLLDGGVDIVVGTHRLLSEDVVFKNLGLVIVDEEQRFGVKHKERLKERFRLVDVLTLSATPIPRTLYLALMGARDMSLIETPPPNRQPVETIICAYDERVMRDALQRELQRGGQAYILHNRVATIERLALRIRELCPGARVGVGHGQMDEHELEAIMAKFIAGELDVLVSTTIIESGLDIPNANTIIIDRADRFGLADLYQLRGRVGRSHHKAYAYLMLPRELMTTGIARKRVQAIRQYSELGAGFKIAMRDLEIRGAGNILGTAQSGHILAVGFDLYCRLLKKSVATLKGETGRSGAAANVRLDFLVTNEPEFLAATGDQAPAFLPTSYITDPPARIDAYRRLADAPDKAALDRLRDEWRDRFGPLPPAVENLLVLQAIRLLAASKRIPSVEARDGKLMLKKKGDYLLFGGKFPRLTSPTPEIRLREILTFLQKRPLL, from the coding sequence GTGCCAGCTAAGGCCCTGCTCGCGCGGCTCGAGGCGGCTCTCGGTGAGCGCCGAAGCTACGAATCGGTCGCCCCCGCCGCACAATCCGCCGTTGCCGCGCTGCTCGTCGGCCGTTCGACCGGCCACACCTGGATCTTCTGCGCGGACGTCCGGCGCCAGGAAGAGATCGCCGCCGACCTCGCCACATGGGGCGTCCGCGCGGCCGCCTTCCCTCCTCTCGAAAAAATCGGCACCGGCGAGGACGAGGACGTGCTTGCCGATCCCGAGACCCTATCCGAGCGACTCGAGATCCTCGGCCGACTCGCGGGCGGTGCAAAGGCGCAGGTCATCGTCGCCGTGGGCTCCGAGCTGGAGGGCCGCGTCGCCGCGCCGGAAACATTTCGCCGCGACGCGCTCAAGTTCACGCCAGGCCAGCGCATCGATCTCGCCGCTACGGAGGCCACGCTCGCCAAAGGCGGCTACGACGAAGTTCCCAAAATTTTTGGGCGCGGCCAGTTCGCGCGCCGTGGCGGGATTCTCGATATTTACTCGTGGCAGCACCCACTGCCCGTGCGCATCGAACTCTTCGACGACGAGGTCGAGAGCATTCGCGAGTTCCAGCTCGACAGCCAGATTTCCGTCGGTCCGCTCGACCACTGCGGCATCCTGCTCGGCGATCCCGACAGGAAGCTCGTGCCGCTCGAAACGTATTTCGGCAAAAACGACACGCGCATCGCGATCGATTGCGACGGCGTGCCGGATGCGATCGTCCTCACTGACGGCGGCGAAAGCGACGTCCCACTGTTTCCTCCCGGCATCGATTTCTTCGAGGCCGGCGACTTCGTGGTCAACGAAGCCAAGCGCCAGCGCTTCTTCCGCCAGATCCAGGAATGGGCCGCCGATGGCTGGCATGTCGCGCTCGTCTGCAACAACGAGGGCGAGTGGGAGCGCTTTGGCGAACTGGCTCGCGAGAACGGCCTCGATCCCGGCGTGCTGGAGTATCTGCAGGGCAGTCTCACCGCCGGCTTCACCTGCCCGGCCGCGCGGCTCGCAATCCTGAGCGATGCCGAGCTCTTTGGGCGCAGTTCCAGCCAGAAGGCCCGCCGCGTCCTCGTGCGGCGCGAGCGCGCGATGGCGTCGCGGGCGGCGATGGATTTCACCGAGTTCGAAGAGCGCGATCTCGTTGTGCATCTCGAGCACGGCATCGGCCGCTACCTCGGCATGGAAAAATCCGCGGAGGGCGGCGACCAGCTCGTCATCGAGTTCGCCGAAGAATCCCGGCTCTTCGTGCCGCTGGAGCAGGCGTGGCAGGTCTCGCGCTATGTCGGCCTCGGTCGAAAAAATCCGCCGCTCAGCGAACTCGGCGACGGAAAATGGCAGCGCGCGAAGAGCAAGGTCGAGCGCTCGATCTTCGAATACGCGACGACGATGCTGCGCCTGCAGGCCGAGCGCGACACCAGCCTCGGCCACGCCTTCGGCCCCGACACGCACTGGCAGCAGGAATTCGAACGCAGCTTTGTCTTCACGACGACTGCGGACCAGGCACGCGCCATCGACGAGTCGAAAGCCGACATGGAAGGCACGCGCCCGATGGACCGTCTCATCTGCGGCGACGTCGGCTTTGGCAAGACGGAGGTGGCCATTCGCACCGCGTTCAAGGCCGTGATGGGCGGCAAGCAGGTGGCCTTCCTCGCTCCGACGACCGTGCTCGCGCAGCAGCATTGCCAGACGCTGAAGGAGCGCATGAGCGACTACCCGATCACGGTCGAGGCGCTGCATCGCTTCCGCACGAAGGCCGAGCAGACGCGCGCCGTGAAGGGCCTGCTCGACGGCGGCGTGGATATCGTCGTCGGCACGCACCGCCTGCTCAGCGAAGACGTCGTCTTCAAGAATCTCGGCCTCGTCATCGTGGACGAGGAGCAGCGCTTTGGCGTGAAGCACAAGGAGCGCCTCAAGGAGCGCTTCCGCCTCGTCGACGTCCTCACACTCTCGGCCACACCGATCCCGCGCACGCTCTACCTCGCGCTGATGGGCGCTCGTGACATGTCGCTCATCGAGACGCCGCCGCCGAATCGCCAGCCGGTCGAGACGATCATCTGCGCCTACGACGAACGCGTGATGCGCGACGCCCTCCAGCGCGAACTCCAGCGCGGCGGCCAAGCCTACATCCTCCACAACCGCGTCGCCACGATCGAGCGGCTCGCCCTGCGCATTCGCGAGCTGTGCCCCGGCGCGCGCGTCGGCGTCGGCCACGGCCAGATGGACGAGCACGAACTCGAAGCCATCATGGCGAAATTCATTGCCGGCGAACTCGACGTGCTCGTCTCGACCACGATCATCGAAAGCGGCCTCGATATCCCGAACGCGAACACGATCATCATCGATCGCGCCGACCGCTTCGGTCTCGCCGATCTCTACCAGCTCCGCGGTCGCGTCGGGCGTTCGCATCACAAGGCCTACGCCTACCTCATGCTGCCCCGCGAGCTCATGACGACCGGCATTGCCCGCAAGCGCGTGCAGGCGATCCGCCAATACTCCGAGCTCGGCGCCGGCTTCAAGATCGCCATGCGCGACCTCGAGATTCGCGGCGCCGGCAACATCCTCGGCACCGCGCAGAGCGGCCACATCCTCGCCGTCGGGTTCGACCTGTATTGTCGCCTGCTCAAAAAATCCGTCGCCACGCTCAAGGGGGAGACCGGCCGCTCCGGGGCCGCGGCGAACGTCCGCCTCGATTTTCTGGTGACGAACGAGCCGGAATTCCTCGCCGCGACCGGCGACCAGGCGCCCGCCTTCCTGCCCACCAGCTACATCACCGACCCGCCCGCGCGCATCGACGCCTACCGCCGCCTCGCCGATGCCCCCGACAAGGCCGCCCTCGATCGTCTCCGCGACGAATGGCGCGACCGCTTCGGCCCCCTGCCTCCCGCCGTGGAAAACCTGCTCGTCCTCCAGGCCATCCGCTTGCTGGCGGCCTCGAAGCGCATCCCGAGCGTCGAGGCCCGCGACGGCAAACTCATGCTCAAAAAGAAGGGCGATTACCTGCTCTTCGGGGGCAAGTTCCCCCGCTTGACTTCGCCAACCCCGGAAATAAGGTTGCGCGAGATTTTGACGTTTCTGCAAAAACGTCCGCTTTTGTGA
- a CDS encoding aminotransferase class IV encodes MPPTFLLAGGRFEPADGIPLTDRGFRYGMSVFETVGIRAGRPLLLDAHLATLAASFHAAGFRVPADWSEAARDALLRPAVSEGVARIYGTAGDRDGDESRVALLFEAMPIPTELSRARAVTVAFTPATPFGKTGNYWPHFLARPASGDEAILCAPNGTLLGGAMANLFLVRDGNLLTPRHPVRRGVVRAWTVGIEADLTRADLATAEAAFLTNSRLGLCALTVIDGRELPDHPLVTTTWERYRSEVLRAS; translated from the coding sequence ATGCCGCCGACCTTCCTCCTCGCCGGCGGACGTTTCGAACCCGCCGACGGCATTCCGCTGACCGATCGCGGATTCCGCTACGGGATGTCCGTCTTCGAGACGGTTGGCATCCGCGCCGGCCGCCCACTCCTGCTCGACGCCCATCTCGCGACGCTGGCGGCCTCGTTTCACGCCGCCGGCTTTCGCGTCCCTGCGGATTGGTCGGAGGCGGCCCGCGATGCCCTCCTGCGCCCGGCAGTTTCCGAGGGCGTGGCCCGCATTTATGGCACCGCCGGAGACCGCGACGGCGACGAATCCCGGGTAGCCCTGCTCTTCGAGGCCATGCCCATCCCGACCGAACTCTCCCGCGCTCGCGCCGTCACCGTGGCCTTCACGCCCGCGACGCCGTTCGGCAAGACCGGCAACTACTGGCCGCACTTTCTTGCGCGCCCCGCCAGCGGCGACGAGGCCATTCTTTGCGCTCCCAACGGAACCCTGCTCGGCGGAGCGATGGCCAATCTCTTCCTCGTGCGCGATGGCAATTTGCTGACCCCGCGCCATCCCGTGCGCCGCGGAGTGGTGCGGGCGTGGACCGTTGGCATCGAGGCCGATCTCACCCGCGCCGATCTCGCCACTGCCGAGGCCGCCTTCCTCACGAACAGTCGCCTCGGGCTCTGCGCGCTCACCGTGATCGACGGGCGTGAACTGCCGGATCACCCGCTCGTCACCACCACGTGGGAGCGCTACCGCTCGGAGGTTCTCCGTGCCAGCTAA
- the pdxA gene encoding 4-hydroxythreonine-4-phosphate dehydrogenase PdxA has translation MAPRIAITLGDPAGIGPEVIRTALDRPEVRALGDFEVIGDESSFTPGQPDERSARAAFAALEEAAARARAGEFAAVVTGPISKRQMHAVGFDFPGQTEFFADRTDTSNFAMCLTGGALTVALVTVHVPLQAVPALLSSPEIVRVGSLLSDFLRQRGVKSPRIAIAGLNPHAGEEGDIGREEIDLIAPAVTTLSKRHPEAAFTGPLPPDTVFFRAVAGEFDAVLCMYHDQGLIPLKLHAFDAGVNVTLGLPFPRTSPDHGTAYALAGKGIARPDSMVAAIRLAAELAG, from the coding sequence GTGGCCCCCCGCATTGCGATTACGCTGGGAGACCCGGCCGGCATTGGTCCGGAGGTCATTCGCACCGCCCTTGATCGTCCGGAAGTTCGCGCTCTCGGCGATTTCGAGGTCATCGGCGACGAATCCAGCTTCACTCCGGGCCAGCCCGACGAACGCAGCGCCCGTGCCGCCTTTGCCGCGCTGGAGGAGGCCGCCGCACGGGCTCGCGCCGGGGAATTCGCCGCCGTGGTCACCGGCCCGATCTCGAAGCGGCAGATGCACGCCGTCGGCTTCGACTTTCCGGGTCAGACCGAGTTCTTCGCGGATCGCACCGACACGTCGAATTTTGCCATGTGCCTCACCGGCGGCGCGCTCACCGTGGCACTCGTCACCGTTCACGTTCCGTTGCAAGCCGTGCCGGCTCTGCTTTCCAGTCCCGAGATCGTTCGGGTCGGCTCGCTGCTCTCGGATTTCCTCCGCCAACGCGGCGTCAAATCGCCCCGGATCGCCATCGCCGGTCTGAATCCGCACGCCGGCGAGGAAGGAGACATCGGTCGCGAGGAAATCGACCTCATTGCCCCGGCGGTGACCACGCTTTCGAAACGCCATCCCGAGGCCGCATTCACGGGCCCGCTTCCGCCCGACACGGTGTTCTTTCGCGCCGTCGCGGGGGAGTTCGACGCGGTGCTTTGCATGTATCACGACCAGGGCCTGATTCCCCTGAAACTGCATGCCTTCGACGCGGGCGTGAACGTCACCCTCGGCCTGCCCTTTCCGCGGACGAGCCCCGACCACGGCACCGCCTACGCCCTCGCCGGAAAAGGCATCGCCCGACCCGACAGCATGGTCGCGGCCATTCGCCTCGCGGCCGAGCTCGCCGGCTGA